Proteins from one Coturnix japonica isolate 7356 chromosome 5, Coturnix japonica 2.1, whole genome shotgun sequence genomic window:
- the LOC107314127 gene encoding proto-oncogene Mas-like has product MSASTTPFFPSDANSQAQGANYSSAAGKSEPSYAVLKFMESFCLISATCGMVGNGMVLWYLGFCIRRNHFTVYILNLAAADFGYLLCIAIETVQYLMQFNVGVQFGIFLFLDLFMYGTGLYLLTAISIERCLSVLCPIWYRSHRPKHLSAIISGLLWGLSLLLNMVGYILCSIHPSGSCQLLLIAIGVLDFLVCTPLMLFFSLTLFLRVKCSSQTFRTGRLFTVIMLTVLFFLIFAVPLSILILLDFLGYKFLYSPEIGFVLSCVNSSLNPVIYFLVGRYRDRRIKFTLKLAFQRVFEDSADDKEERDTRDTITMSS; this is encoded by the coding sequence ATGAGTGCTTCGACCACACCATTCTTCCCCTCAGATGCAAACAGCCAGGCTCAGGGAGCTAactacagcagtgctgcaggaaagtCAGAGCCATCTTACGCCGTTCTCAAGTTCATGGAGAGCTTCTGCCTCATCAGTGCCACCTGTGGGATGGTGGGAAATGGCATGGTTCTGTGGTACCTTGGCTTCTGCATCCGCAGAAACCACTTCACTGTCTACATCCTAAACCTAGCTGCTGCTGACTTTGGCTATCTCCTCTGCATCGCCATTGAGACCGTCCAGTACCTGATGCAGTTCAACGTAGGTGTACAGTTTGGGATATTCCTCTTCCTGGATCTTTTCATGTATGGGACTGGTTTATACCTCCTGACAGCCATCAGCATTGAAAGGTGCCTCTCCGTCCTCTGCCCAATCTGGTACCGAAGCCACCGCCCAAAGCACTTGTCTGCCATCATCTCTGGCCTTCTCTGGGGCCTGTCTCTGCTACTGAACATGGTTGGCTATATTCTGTGCTCCATCCACCCCTCTGGCAGCTGCCAGTTGCTGCTTATTGCCATTGGCGTCTTGGATTTCCTGGTCTGCACACCCCTCATGCTGTTCTTCAGCCTAACCCTCTTCCTCAGAGTCAAGTGCAGCTCCCAGACCTTCCGAACAGGACGGCTCTTCACTGTCATCATGCTCACCGtgctcttcttcctcattttcgCTGTGCCTCTCAGCATCCTCATCCTCCTTGACTTCTTGGGCTACAAATTCCTCTACTCACCCGAGATCGGCTTTGTGCTTTCCTGTGTGAACAGCAGTCTCAACCCTGTCATTTACTTCCTTGTGGGGAGGTACAGGGACCGGAGAATCAAGTTCACCCTCAAGCTGGCATTTCAGAGGGTCTTTGAAGATTCAGCGGATGACAAAGAGGAACGGGATACCCGAGACACGATAACTATGTCCTCCTAA